A window from Streptomyces subrutilus encodes these proteins:
- a CDS encoding carboxylate-amine ligase: MIGPGNSTTSTGDPHHTVRTAVPLTVGVEEEFLLVDARTFRVVPAAPHVLATAGGLPGELHPEGTRYQVELSTPVAHSATALRKELVALRRTLGRAARAHGCRLLAAPSPVLPVEGPLHLTDDEPRQREQHRRFGSLTDTLVSCGRHVHVGTLDVDTAVTVSNRVRPWLPTLIALAANSPFWGGRDTGHASWRAMAWSGWPSAGLPPHFTSTAHFRRSVQTLLASGAALDVKMVYWDLRPSLRWPTLEIRAPDMSPDIDTAVLQAELARALVATALRENAEGRPEPVLREDVLHLARWRAAHDGLEGFGLDPYSGEEVPAADLAEALLDLVAPELAAAGDLDHAAKTMAALLRDGSGAHRQRAAFARRHDLTDVLRHLADETETL, encoded by the coding sequence GTGATCGGACCTGGCAACAGCACCACGAGCACCGGCGACCCGCACCACACGGTGCGCACCGCCGTCCCCCTCACCGTCGGCGTCGAGGAGGAGTTCCTCCTCGTCGACGCCCGCACCTTCCGGGTGGTCCCCGCCGCCCCGCACGTCCTCGCCACCGCCGGCGGCCTGCCCGGCGAGCTCCACCCCGAGGGCACCCGCTACCAGGTGGAGCTCTCCACCCCCGTCGCCCACTCGGCGACCGCCCTGCGCAAGGAACTCGTGGCCCTGCGGCGCACCCTGGGCCGGGCGGCCCGCGCCCACGGCTGCCGGCTGCTCGCGGCGCCCTCGCCGGTCCTGCCCGTGGAGGGGCCGCTGCACCTGACCGACGACGAACCGCGCCAGCGCGAGCAGCACCGCCGCTTCGGCTCGCTGACCGACACCCTGGTCAGCTGCGGCCGCCACGTCCACGTGGGCACCCTCGACGTGGACACCGCGGTGACGGTGTCCAACCGGGTCAGGCCCTGGCTGCCCACGCTGATCGCGCTGGCCGCCAACTCGCCTTTCTGGGGCGGCCGCGACACCGGCCACGCCAGCTGGCGGGCGATGGCCTGGTCGGGCTGGCCCTCGGCCGGACTGCCCCCGCACTTCACCTCCACGGCCCACTTCCGCCGCTCGGTGCAGACCCTGCTCGCGTCCGGGGCGGCCCTGGACGTCAAGATGGTCTACTGGGACCTCCGCCCCTCCCTGCGCTGGCCGACCCTGGAGATCCGGGCCCCCGACATGTCCCCCGACATCGACACGGCCGTCCTCCAGGCCGAACTGGCCCGCGCCCTGGTGGCCACGGCCCTGCGGGAGAACGCCGAGGGCCGTCCCGAACCGGTCCTGCGCGAGGACGTACTGCACCTCGCGCGCTGGCGCGCGGCGCACGACGGCCTCGAAGGCTTCGGCCTGGACCCGTACTCGGGCGAGGAGGTCCCCGCGGCCGACCTGGCCGAAGCCCTGCTGGACCTGGTCGCCCCGGAACTGGCCGCCGCCGGCGACCTGGACCACGCGGCGAAGACGATGGCCGCCCTGCTGCGCGACGGCTCGGGCGCCCACCGCCAACGCGCGGCCTTCGCCCGCCGCCACGACCTGACGGACGTCCTGCGCCACCTGGCAGACGAAACGGAGACCCTCTGA
- a CDS encoding MFS transporter: MTRTTEATRTRALSRIFADLTPLSTSPDYRRLWIGGTISWIGQAMTALAISLQVYDITGSSFSVGLVGLFSLVPLVAFGLYGGAIADTVDRRKLGLYASLGAAALSVALATAALFGYHHVWFLYAVVSLQAVCGALTGPARSAMIPRLLPPEQLPAANALNSVTMTSGFMAGPMLGGLIVGWWGFQAAYLVDAVTFCAALYAMWRLPSMKPDRAEGARGRASVIDGLRFLGTRPNIRMTFFSDLAAMVLAQPKALFPAIAVLWYGGDAKTVGLLVAAPAVGALLGGVFSGWQSHIRRHGLAILLAVAAWGLAIAVFGLTRNLWLGLFFLALAGWADTISMVFRSTMMQAATPDDMRGRLQGVFIVVVAGGPRLGDFLAGTVADLTSPAVAITGGGLCCVLVLGLLALRWRKFAHYDARSPQA; encoded by the coding sequence GTGACCCGTACGACCGAAGCGACCCGCACCCGCGCCCTGTCCCGAATATTCGCCGACCTCACCCCGCTCTCCACCTCCCCGGACTACCGGCGGCTGTGGATCGGCGGCACCATCTCCTGGATCGGCCAGGCGATGACCGCCCTCGCGATCTCGCTCCAGGTCTACGACATCACCGGCTCCAGCTTCTCCGTCGGGCTGGTCGGCCTCTTCTCGCTCGTCCCGCTCGTCGCCTTCGGCCTCTACGGCGGGGCCATCGCCGACACCGTCGACCGGCGCAAGCTCGGCCTCTACGCCTCCCTCGGCGCCGCCGCCCTGTCGGTCGCGCTCGCCACCGCCGCGCTGTTCGGCTACCACCACGTCTGGTTCCTGTACGCCGTCGTGTCCCTCCAGGCGGTGTGCGGGGCGCTCACCGGCCCGGCCCGGTCGGCCATGATCCCCCGGCTGCTGCCGCCCGAGCAGCTGCCCGCCGCCAACGCGCTGAACTCCGTCACCATGACCTCCGGCTTCATGGCCGGACCGATGCTCGGCGGCCTGATCGTCGGCTGGTGGGGCTTCCAGGCCGCCTACCTCGTCGACGCCGTGACCTTCTGCGCCGCGCTCTACGCGATGTGGCGGCTGCCGTCGATGAAGCCCGACCGCGCCGAGGGGGCCCGGGGGAGGGCGTCCGTCATCGACGGCCTGCGGTTCCTCGGGACCCGGCCGAACATCCGGATGACCTTCTTCTCCGACCTGGCCGCCATGGTGCTGGCGCAACCCAAGGCGCTGTTCCCGGCCATCGCCGTGCTCTGGTACGGCGGCGACGCCAAGACGGTGGGCCTGCTCGTGGCGGCGCCGGCCGTCGGGGCGCTGCTGGGCGGGGTGTTCTCCGGCTGGCAGAGCCACATCCGCCGGCACGGGCTGGCGATCCTGCTCGCCGTGGCCGCGTGGGGCCTGGCCATCGCCGTCTTCGGGCTCACCCGGAACCTGTGGCTCGGCCTCTTCTTCCTGGCCCTGGCCGGCTGGGCCGACACCATCTCCATGGTGTTCCGCTCCACGATGATGCAGGCCGCGACCCCGGACGACATGCGCGGCCGCCTCCAGGGCGTCTTCATCGTGGTCGTCGCGGGCGGGCCCCGGCTCGGAGACTTCCTCGCCGGGACCGTCGCCGACCTGACCTCCCCGGCCGTGGCGATCACGGGCGGCGGGCTCTGTTGCGTCCTGGTGCTGGGGCTGCTCGCCCTCCGCTGGCGCAAATTCGCCCACTACGACGCCCGGTCGCCGCAGGCCTAG